One genomic region from Polynucleobacter sp. MWH-P3-07-1 encodes:
- a CDS encoding tetratricopeptide repeat protein encodes MPLDLEEQEQVDQLKAFWAKYRNIITSVLTAVLVIYAGYTAYEWWRNNQAAEASKLYNTLVTSIGKGDKEQTLRAADDLEKQYSRTTYASMASLVAAKVSADNGNTDKAIDYLRWTADHASNDAYEALGKLRLVTQLIERGTAKDFAEADSILKDKPVKGFEVLWLERRGDWYLAQQKIADAKQSYEAAWKQLDQTKEFPEEGRRLLKVKLDAVGGVTQ; translated from the coding sequence ATGCCTTTAGACCTAGAAGAACAAGAACAAGTTGACCAGCTCAAAGCATTCTGGGCCAAATACCGCAATATCATTACGAGCGTATTGACTGCCGTCTTGGTGATCTACGCAGGCTATACCGCTTATGAATGGTGGCGCAATAATCAAGCCGCAGAGGCGTCTAAGCTCTACAACACTCTCGTCACTTCAATTGGCAAAGGCGATAAAGAGCAGACTCTGCGTGCAGCAGATGATCTCGAGAAGCAATACTCTCGGACGACCTATGCGTCGATGGCCAGTCTGGTTGCGGCCAAGGTATCTGCAGATAATGGCAATACGGATAAAGCAATCGACTATTTGCGCTGGACAGCAGACCATGCTTCGAATGATGCTTATGAAGCACTGGGTAAATTGCGCCTCGTTACCCAGTTGATTGAGCGCGGCACTGCAAAAGATTTTGCAGAAGCCGATAGCATCTTGAAAGACAAGCCGGTCAAAGGCTTTGAGGTCCTGTGGTTAGAGCGTCGCGGTGATTGGTATTTGGCTCAGCAGAAAATTGCCGATGCAAAACAGTCTTACGAAGCTGCGTGGAAGCAATTGGATCAAACAAAAGAGTTTCCAGAGGAAGGGCGTCGCCTCCTTAAGGTCAAATTAGATGCGGTTGGAGGAGTAACTCAGTGA
- the bamB gene encoding outer membrane protein assembly factor BamB: MKFLSSALMLALAVSLVACSGNNRVRKPAELTEVKNQFELTPVWTAKVSSSDPFNFHLAVAGDGVYAASHNGDLTKLDVMSGKKVWSVDVPEKLSIGPGSDGNTTVVVSGKGTVYAFDDTGKRIWDVNIGSEVLTEPVVAAGVVVIRALDNRFIGLDAKTGKQRWIYQRQQSSLSLRVGYGMLVISDQVIVTGFAGGRFGMIALANGGLIWETPISFPKGFSEIERLNDVTAKPSMEGDVLCAVSYQGRIGCGQARGGNLLWFKDFSSFTGTAQSPDMVFSANEKSIVTAFASKDGSQIWENTKLQNRDVGEPLAIGRVLLMGDAQGYLHAFDQTNGEVVSRIRHDSSPITAAPIAVGGLILVQSQSGKIAAYSPK; the protein is encoded by the coding sequence ATGAAGTTCCTCTCTAGTGCATTGATGCTGGCATTGGCTGTCAGTCTAGTGGCCTGTTCGGGAAATAATCGGGTTCGTAAGCCCGCTGAATTAACTGAAGTCAAGAATCAATTTGAGCTGACTCCGGTATGGACTGCCAAGGTCAGCTCTTCAGATCCCTTTAACTTTCACTTAGCCGTTGCAGGCGATGGTGTCTATGCTGCATCCCATAACGGTGACTTGACTAAGCTGGACGTGATGAGTGGTAAAAAAGTCTGGTCTGTCGATGTTCCTGAAAAACTTTCCATTGGACCTGGTTCAGATGGCAACACGACTGTGGTGGTCAGCGGTAAAGGAACGGTTTACGCATTTGATGACACAGGAAAGCGGATCTGGGATGTCAATATCGGTAGCGAGGTGCTCACCGAGCCAGTAGTTGCAGCGGGAGTCGTTGTCATTCGCGCTTTGGATAATCGCTTTATCGGATTGGATGCGAAGACTGGTAAACAGAGATGGATCTATCAACGTCAACAATCTTCATTGTCATTGCGCGTCGGCTATGGCATGTTGGTGATTAGCGACCAAGTGATCGTGACTGGCTTTGCAGGCGGACGTTTTGGCATGATTGCTTTGGCGAACGGTGGTCTAATTTGGGAAACACCGATTTCCTTTCCGAAGGGATTCTCAGAGATCGAACGTTTAAATGATGTGACTGCGAAGCCCAGCATGGAAGGTGATGTGCTGTGTGCAGTCTCTTATCAAGGCCGCATTGGCTGTGGCCAAGCACGCGGCGGAAATTTACTGTGGTTTAAGGATTTCTCCAGCTTTACTGGCACCGCCCAAAGCCCAGATATGGTTTTCTCGGCCAATGAAAAATCAATCGTGACTGCATTTGCATCTAAGGATGGCAGTCAAATTTGGGAAAACACCAAACTACAAAATCGCGATGTGGGTGAACCACTTGCAATTGGTAGGGTGTTATTAATGGGTGATGCGCAAGGTTACCTGCACGCCTTTGATCAAACCAATGGCGAGGTGGTCTCACGTATTCGTCACGACAGTAGCCCCATTACCGCTGCGCCAATCGCAGTGGGTGGCTTGATCCTGGTGCAATCCCAGAGCGGAAAAATCGCAGCGTATAGCCCTAAATGA